Proteins encoded together in one Epinephelus moara isolate mb chromosome 2, YSFRI_EMoa_1.0, whole genome shotgun sequence window:
- the ttc12 gene encoding tetratricopeptide repeat protein 12 isoform X3, translating to MQPLYTNRAQAYIKLGRYTEAISDCEWALKCDERCIKAYLHMGKAYQALKKYNEARNCFEKIVEIEPAREKMVTEYLTQVDLEEVRESQEMNAMQEFDKGEGNATRVPQVLGKLSRPDQIPLYYCGGLEILSRAVTDCTGQTLFRLNNGFSIISSNDMVRSCLLQETKDPDSQELCVSVLKLWRIICIGNDENQKMLMACPVARESTVSLLTSGHVAVWKECLLLLSLYSQMPHGRTLAIDNLNVHMLVRNLMACISKPKQQQENTAVKILENFAAENKFCIQLRDVVTDSVIVPFTTILRNISESNQLLLASLISAVGCLAQDDAIRHSFAHDPECWKAFVVAIRQCSAFEYKEVIYCMLGLIINLSALPSPVIQEQAVSLSDCCLGLLRDSDGGIITRATGVLSTVLPHSLEAVQHVIQGDVVCAMCRLLKVHTGTGQTATKYAIKTLTVCTAASHSAREKLVKSDKKLSILHHLLGSSCDEMVSGNAALCLAHCLELEGIASTLLGTDIVLLLLRHTAGDTKRTAVRQNAAIALGKLCRSEPRHMNKLRELHGLEILHSCMKLIT from the exons tgTGATGAGAGGTGCATAAAAGCGTATCTACACATGGGGAAAGCGTACCAGGCATTAAAGAAATATAATGAG GCTAGAAACTGCTTTGAAAAGATTGTGGAAATTGAACCTGCGAGGGAGAAGATGGTGACAG AATACCTGACCCAGGTAGATTTGGAAGAGGTAAGAGAGAGTCAGGAAATGAATGCGATGCAAGAGTTTGACAAGGGAGAGGGGAATGCCACAAGAGTGCCCCAGGTGCTGGGGAAGCTGTCAAGGCCCGACCAGATTCCCTTGTACTACTGTGGAGGATTGGAGATTCTGTCACGAGCAGTTACTGACT GTACAGGCCAGACCCTTTTCAGACTGAACAATGGCTTTAGTATCATCAGCAGCAATGACATGGTGAGGAG TTGCCTGTTGCAGGAAACAAAGGATCCAGACAGCCAGGagttgtgtgtctctgtgctgaAATTATGGAGGATTATTTGTATTGGAAACG ATGAAAACCAGAAAATGTTGATGGCATGCCCAGTCGCCAGAGAGTCCACTGTTTCCTTGTTAACATCAGGGCACGTTGCAGTGTGGAAGGAATGCCTGTTGTTACTATCTCTATACTCACAGATGCCACATGGCAGGACCTTGGCCATTGACAACCTGAATGTGCACAt GTTAGTGAGGAACCTCATGGCGTGCATCTCAAAGccaaagcagcagcaggagaacaCAGCGGTCAAGATTCTGGAGAACTTCGCAGCAGAAAACAA ATTTTGCATTCAGTTAAGGGACGTGGTCACAGACTCTGTCATTGTGCCATTTACAACAATACTG AGAAATATCAGCGAATCCAATCAGCTTCTTCTTGCGTCACTGATATCAGCTGTTGGCTGCCTGGCTCAAGATGATGCCATCCGTCACAGTTTTGCTCATGATCCGGAATGCTGGAAGGCCTTTGTGGTTGCCATT AGGCAATGCAGTGCATTTGAATACAAAGAGGTCATTTACTGCATGCTTGGTTTGATCATCAACCTTTCAGCTCTTCCATCTCCAGTCATTCAG GAACAAGCTGTTTCACTCAGCGACTGCTGCCTGGGCCTGCTGAGGGATAGTGACGGAGGAATCATAACT AGAGCCACAGGCGTGCTAAGCACTGTTCTCCCTCATTCCCTTGAGGCTGTTCAGCATGTTATTCAGGGGGATGTGGTCTGTGCCATGTGCCGACTGCTGAAGGTACATACT GGAACAGGGCAGACTGCCACTAAGTATGCCATTAAGACTCTGACAGTGTGCACTGCTGCCAGTCACTCAGCACGGGAGAAGCTGGTGAAGTCTGATAAAA AACTGTCTATTTTACATCATTTGCTGGGTTCCAGCTGTGATGAGATGGTGTCAGGAAATGCAGCCCTCTGCTTGGCCCACTGCCTTGAATTGGAAGGAATTGCCAGCACCCTGCTGGGCACTGatattgtgctgctgctgctgcgccaCACTGCAGGGGACACTAAGAGGACAGCTGTGCGGCAAAATGCAGCGATTGCTCTGGGGAAGCTGTGTCGATCTGAACCCAG ACATATGAACAAACTTCGAGAACTTCACGGCCTTGAGATCTTGCACTCCTGTATGAAGCTCATCACATGA